A genomic window from Cucumis melo cultivar AY chromosome 8, USDA_Cmelo_AY_1.0, whole genome shotgun sequence includes:
- the LOC103486129 gene encoding uncharacterized protein LOC103486129 isoform X2: MESYYEKHESFIDSLFDDFLTQDLPVNLCKILPCDLNTVLSLSIQSRIKGDGSHRQLSSTIKFNIGKSLSQVPTHHCKFIIIERLPSGVFVDPFELEHLLHRAVFSDVAVFGDTNLELPSVLSNFSVVEVHKDIGLNILSHNKNLLDFTVDLPLHSRYPRLDESGYVEVRLKAPDLFLQCSIQEKPLNRSCLFKLETDDEEADLTWSIPAGKRSDAGIVSVVTFVSALVSVLCIVFSTQVRQPKF, translated from the exons ATGGAATCCTATTATGaaaaacacgaaagttttattGACTCACTTTTTGATGATTTCCTGACACAAGATCTTCCCGTCAACCTATGCAAAATTTTACCATGCGATCTAAATACAGTACTAAGTCTCTCAATTCAGTCAAGGATCAAGGGTGACGGTTCTCACCGTCAACTTTCATCGACCATCAAGTTCAACATCGGAAAATCCCTCTCTCAGGTTCCCACACACCACTGTAAGTTTATCATCATTGAACGACTACCATCAGGAGTTTTtgttgatccctttgaattggAACATCTTCTTCATCGAGCtg TATTTAGTGATGTAGCTGTTTTTGGCGATACAAATTTGGAATTGCCTTCAGTCCTCTCCAACTTCTCTGTTGTCGAGGTTCACAAGGACATTGGTCTCAATATCTTGTCACACAACAAGAATCTGCTTGATTTCACCGTTGATCTGCCATTACATTCACGATATCCA CGATTGGATGAAAGTGGTTACGTGGAAGTTAGATTGAAGGCTCCAGACTTGTTTTTGCAGTGTAGTATTCAGGAAAAACCACTCAATAGGAGCTGCTTATTTAAGTTGGAAACGGATGATGAAGAGGCAGATCTTACATGGTCGATTCCAGCAGGTAAACGATCTGATGCTGGAATTGTTAGCGTTGTTACCTTTGTTTCTGCTTTGGTATCAGTACTATGCATTGTATTTTCTACACAAGTTCGACAACCAAAGTTTTGA